The segment atatatacacatgtaCACAATTAATGGTGcatggaaattgaatataagcTCAAACCCCCCTGTCGTGTGATATTGTTTCATGTGCCTGTTATTTATGAACACATATTAACTTTGCTTTACATGGACCAGAAACAAGAAGCATCCATGGACCAATGCATACCTATTGTTtgcctaattttattttttgaaatatcttaTAACATATCATCAGATGTTTTATAAGCCCTCCAACCacctttttaatttctcaataatgaaattaaattacaaatttccaTGTGTAAATAATGAGCTGTCAACAATACCCAATCCCTCTGACTATTTTATCAACAGCAAGGTAAGTAAGCGAATGTTAATCATGTACATACAGAAATCACACGCAAGTCCAATTGCCATGTCAAAATGGGCTTAAAGCGCTAACAACTGGTTTCATCTAATTTTCTGTAAGCATCACCAAAACTTCCATCTTTTCTAACAACTTCTTCATAGTGTCCTGTGTCGGCAAGGACCGGCCCCGCTTATTCTTTTGTTAGGTATATTTGACCTCTCTTTCATGGTAAAAACAACCAACAATTCAACTAGTTCATCAGTCTCAAACGAAAACACCAGTTATgacaagagaaaaagaaattacagaGCAACCACAACTTCAACAAACCTAAAATTTCTTACAAAATTTGGCAATACCACCATCCAAATGAAGCTGCAAACCacattatttgatttgcaattttaatacATACCTAAATAGAATCTTATGTTTGCTATTTTACCCAAACATAACTCAACTCGCTGGGACTACTGGCAAAGCTGCTCCACTGCAGCCACAATCTGTGCAGGTTGAACCACTGTCCATTCTTCCAGAACTCCCGCATATGGAGTTGGTACGTCCTGTGACGACAAGCACACAATCGGGGCATCCAAATAATCAtggaaattttcattaatggATGCCGTCAAGCTGGCGCCAATACCTCCAGTTCTCATGCATTCCTCCACAATGAGCACACGATGAGTCTTTTTCACTGAATTCCCAATTGTGTAAAGATCAAATGGCTTCAGCGATCTGATATCGATGACTTCTGGGTCGTATCCTTTGTTGACCAGAGTCTTTGCAGCCTGCATGACGTGATACCTCATTCTGGAGTACGTCAGAATGGTAACATGCTCACCCGGTCTGACCATCTCAGCTTCCTCAAGATTCAATACATACTCTTCATCTGGAATCCTCTCTTTTAGATTGTAGAGTAAAACATGCTCAAAGAGAATCACGGGATTCTCACTCCTTATAGCAGCCTTCATCAACCCCTTGGCATTGTAAGGGGTCGAGCAAGCTACCATTTGAATCCCAGGAATCGACTGGAAGTACGACTCAAGGCGTTGTGAGTGCTCCGCTCCAAGTTGTCGACCAACTCCACCAGGTCCACGGATGACTACTGGTATCTTAAACTGCCCACCAGATGTGTAGTGAAGCATGCCACAGTTGTTCGAGATCTGATTAAAAGCCAGAAGGAGAAAACCCATGTTCATTCCCTCAACTATGGGACGCAGGCCGGTCATGGCAGCTCCTATGGCCATGCCAGTGAAGGAGTTTTCAGCAATGGGTGTGTCAAGAACCCTGAGATCA is part of the Sesamum indicum cultivar Zhongzhi No. 13 unplaced genomic scaffold, S_indicum_v1.0 C00928, whole genome shotgun sequence genome and harbors:
- the LOC105155251 gene encoding pyruvate dehydrogenase E1 component subunit beta-3, chloroplastic gives rise to the protein MDRDPRVCVMGEDVGHYGGSYKVTKGLATKFGDLRVLDTPIAENSFTGMAIGAAMTGLRPIVEGMNMGFLLLAFNQISNNCGMLHYTSGGQFKIPVVIRGPGGVGRQLGAEHSQRLESYFQSIPGIQMVACSTPYNAKGLMKAAIRSENPVILFEHVLLYNLKERIPDEEYVLNLEEAEMVRPGEHVTILTYSRMRYHVMQAAKTLVNKGYDPEVIDIRSLKPFDLYTIGNSVKKTHRVLIVEECMRTGGIGASLTASINENFHDYLDAPIVCLSSQDVPTPYAGVLEEWTVVQPAQIVAAVEQLCQ